One part of the Arabidopsis thaliana chromosome 1 sequence genome encodes these proteins:
- the TGA3 gene encoding transcription factor TGA3 (TGA1A-related gene 3 (TGA3); CONTAINS InterPro DOMAIN/s: Basic-leucine zipper (bZIP) transcription factor (InterPro:IPR004827), bZIP transcription factor, bZIP-1 (InterPro:IPR011616); BEST Arabidopsis thaliana protein match is: bZIP transcription factor family protein (TAIR:AT1G77920.1); Has 1024 Blast hits to 1024 proteins in 132 species: Archae - 0; Bacteria - 78; Metazoa - 5; Fungi - 45; Plants - 790; Viruses - 0; Other Eukaryotes - 106 (source: NCBI BLink).) gives MEMMSSSSSTTQVVSFRDMGMYEPFQQLSGWESPFKSDINNITSNQNNNQSSSTTLEVDARPEADDNNRVNYTSVYNNSLEAEPSSNNDQDEDRINDKMKRRLAQNREAARKSRLRKKAHVQQLEESRLKLSQLEQELVRARQQGLCVRNSSDTSYLGPAGNMNSGIAAFEMEYTHWLEEQNRRVSEIRTALQAHIGDIELKMLVDSCLNHYANLFRMKADAAKADVFFLMSGMWRTSTERFFQWIGGFRPSELLNVVMPYVEPLTDQQLLEVRNLQQSSQQAEEALSQGLDKLQQGLVESIAIQIKVVESVNHGAPMASAMENLQALESFVNQADHLRQQTLQQMSKILTTRQAARGLLALGEYFHRLRALSSLWAARPREHT, from the exons ATGGAg ATGAtgagctcttcttcttctactactcAAGTTGTATCATTCAGAGACATGGGGATGTATGAACCATTTCAACAGTTATCTGGTTGGGAGAGTCCTTTCAAATCAGATATCAACAATATTACTAGTAATCAGAATAACAATCAGAGTTCTTCAACAACACTTGAGGTTGATGCTAGACCAGAAGCAGATGATAACAATAGA GTGAATTATACTTCTGTGTATAATAACTCTCTTGAAGCAGAACCGTCGAGTAATAATGATCAGGACGAAGACCGGATCAATGATAAG ATGAAACGGCGTTTGGCTCAGAACCGAGAAGCTGCTCGCAAAAGTCGTTTGAGAAAGAAG GCCCATGTTCAACAGTTAGAAGAAAGCCGGTTGAAGTTGTCACAGCTCGAGCAGGAACTTGTAAGAGCTAGGCAGCAG GGATTATGCGTACGCAATTCTTCAGATACTAGTTATCTAGGACCAGCTGGGAATATGAACTCAG GTATTGCTGCATTTGAGATGGAATACACACACTGGCTAGAAGAGCAAAACAGGAGAGTTAGTGAGATTCGAACAGCGCTCCAAGCTCATATAGGTGACATTGAGCTCAAAATGTTGGTAGATAGTTGCTTGAACCACTACGCAAATCTCTTCCGCATGAAAGCTGATGCTGCAAAGGCTGATGTGTTCTTCTTGATGTCGGGAATGTGGCGAACTTCAACTGAACGCTTCTTCCAATGGATTGGAGGTTTCCGCCCATCCGAGCTTTTAAAT GTTGTGATGCCATACGTTGAGCCCTTAACCGATCAGCAACTGTTGGAGGTGCGTAACCTGCAACAGTCGTCTCAGCAAGCAGAGGAGGCTCTCTCTCAAGGCTTAGATAAACTTCAGCAGGGTTTGGTCGAAAGCATAGCAATTCAGATAAAAGTTGTTGAGTCTGTGAATCACGGGGCTCCAATGGCTTCAGCCATGGAGAATCTTCAAGCATTGGAGAGTTTTGTGAACCAG GCGGATCATCTGAGACAACAGACCCTGCAGCAAATGAGTAAGATATTGACGACAAGACAGGCTGCTCGAGGGTTGCTCGCTCTAGGAGAATACTTCCACAGGCTGCGTGCTCTTAGTTCTCTCTGGGCAGCTCGTCCACGAGAACACACTTGA
- a CDS encoding Inositol-pentakisphosphate 2-kinase family protein (Inositol-pentakisphosphate 2-kinase family protein; FUNCTIONS IN: inositol pentakisphosphate 2-kinase activity, ATP binding; INVOLVED IN: biological_process unknown; LOCATED IN: cellular_component unknown; CONTAINS InterPro DOMAIN/s: Inositol-pentakisphosphate 2-kinase, metazoa (InterPro:IPR018009), Inositol-pentakisphosphate 2-kinase (InterPro:IPR009286); BEST Arabidopsis thaliana protein match is: Inositol-pentakisphosphate 2-kinase family protein (TAIR:AT1G59312.1); Has 235 Blast hits to 231 proteins in 87 species: Archae - 0; Bacteria - 0; Metazoa - 98; Fungi - 18; Plants - 92; Viruses - 0; Other Eukaryotes - 27 (source: NCBI BLink).), translating into MEEIVLEPKDAVDWSYRGEGAVNLVLAYTGSSPSFLGKMMRIQKMPKDGNENGDKSENGLTTHEKLIWGDVKDLVSCKNKEIEEYLFVKHVMRPLLGRKHVNPGILLLVAKEFLESVEKIITSQRPSWRADVASVDTNRSSVLLMDDLTLFAHGHVEDKPCLSVEIKPKCGFLPSSSFIAEENVIKKSITRFEMHQVLKLRENEISEISEYDPLDLFSGSKERILEAIKALYTTPQNNFRVFLNGSLVFGGLGGGICKTTSKVELAFEHILKDIIKTDDGLRADRFIELVAETVYTSGVLDQLLDVQKLDRYNIEGAIHVYYDFIDQPCKVCRELNQFSSMHSIPMDEKVNILKEFLISATAKDCSVMISFRSTEAGLSKSSSHSNLHLETTKQEFEYKVHFIDLDMRPLKKMEVYYELDKKIMNTYLEMLKKKGTQPQCL; encoded by the exons ATGGAGGAGATTGTTTTGGAACCAAAAGATGCAGTTGATTGGTCATATAGAGGCGAAGGAGCTGTTAATTTGGTTCTTGCTTACACTGGATCTTCTCCCTCTTTC TTGGGAAAGATGATGAGGATACAAAAAATGCCAAAGGATGGGAATGAAAATGGAGACAAAAGTGAAAATGGTCTTACTACTCATGAAAAGCTTATTTGGGGAGACGTTAAGGATCTTGTATCTTGCAAGAACAAGGAGATTGAAGAGTATTTGTTTGTCAAACATGTCATGAGACCTTTGTTGGGTCGTAAACATGTCAATCCTGGA ATACTTCTTCTTGTAGCAAAGGAATTTCTTGAATCTGTTGAGAAAATTATAACATCTCAACGTCCTTCTTGGCGAGCTGATGTAGCTAGTGTGGATACTAACCGCAGTTCTGTGCTTCTCATGGATGATTTGACGCTTTTCGCCCACG GTCATGTTGAGGATAAACCATGCTTAAGTGTTGAAATAAAG CCCAAATGTGGATTCCTTCCATCTTCAAGTTTCATAGCAGAAGAAAACGTTATTAAGAAGAGTATAACTCGTTTCGAAATGCACCAAGTTCTCAAGCTTAGGGAAAACGAG ATCTCAGAAATCAGTGAATATGATCCTTTAGACCTTTTCTCTGGATCCAAAGAAAGAATACTCGAAGCTATAAAAGCGCTCTACACGACTCCTCAGAACAATTTTCGTGTGTTTTTGAATGGTTCTCTAGTATTTGGAGGCTTAGGTGGTGGCATATGCAAAACAACCTCAAAGGTTGAACTAGCTTTTGAGCATATACTCAAAGATATCATCAAGACCGATGATGGTTTACGTGCAGATCGTTTCATAGAGCTTGTAGCAGAAACTGTTTACACATCCGGAGTTCTAGATCAGCTTCTAGACGTACAAAAGCTCGATAGATATAACATCGAGGGAGCGATTCACGTGTACTATGACTTCATTGACCAGCCATGTAAAGTGTGCAGAGAGTTGAATCAATTTAGCTCTATGCACTCAATTCCAATGGACGAAAAAGTGAATATTTTGAAGGAATTTCTAATATCTGCCACTGCAAAGGATTGTAGTGTAATGATAAGTTTTAGATCTACGGAAGCTGGGCTCTCAAAATCCTCTTCCCATAGTAATCTTCACCTTGAAACAACAAAGCAAGAGTTTGAATACAAG GTACATTTCATTGATCTTGATATGAGACctttgaagaaaatggaagtcTATTACGAGTTAGACAAGAAGATCATGAACACATACTTGGAGATgttaaagaagaaaggaacTCAACCTCAATGCTTGTAG
- a CDS encoding Cysteine proteinases superfamily protein (Cysteine proteinases superfamily protein; BEST Arabidopsis thaliana protein match is: unknown protein (TAIR:AT3G19515.2); Has 30201 Blast hits to 17322 proteins in 780 species: Archae - 12; Bacteria - 1396; Metazoa - 17338; Fungi - 3422; Plants - 5037; Viruses - 0; Other Eukaryotes - 2996 (source: NCBI BLink).), whose amino-acid sequence MLGKDKHAEKGHVCYGNSIAEALEHIEREGIPKEIPQFRQYKCRRYPPSAHKRKHKIKSVLSFDTLDKALAHLHIQPVGAALITFPELWRIGEHIYRGPLEENTQFTGFHDVVIVKVDVINREQVALCKLSNGPKIGVGGYVWVSLEVMYMVVGAQDNDKDMLRPSSTPRHLLSDFNCPLMDEAPRANLKRKQEQQDEPKRSKKRRRQRVARSSSKLHSNLDDDDVASLHGQVRQLINTRDTNSHDQEASHEDDKPAVVTSDNLPISTEECSQLSFGSSPLSNNAGETSDVASKMEHSDARSTDFYGHSMGSSNSHNALSLGGPSSSMPEDG is encoded by the exons ATGCTCGGCAAGGATAAACATGCGGAAAAGGGACATGTGTGCTACGGTAATTCAATTGCTGAAGCCTTGGAACATATTGAAAGAGAAGGGATCCCAAAAGAGATCCCACAGTTTCGTCAGTATAAATGCCGTCGTTATCCTCCAAGTGCTCATAAGAGAAAGCACAAGATAAAGTCTGTCCTTAGTTTCGACACTTTGGACAAGGCTTTAGCCCACCTTCACATTCAGCCTGTTGGTGCAGCTTTAATTACTTTCCCTGAGTTGTGGCGTATTGGAGAA CACATCTACCGTGGCCCATTAGAAGAGAATACTCAATTCACGGGGTTTCATGACGTGGTGATTGTCAAGGTAGATGTGATTAACCGCGAACAGGTGGCGTTGTGCAAGCTGAGCAACGGCCCAAAAATTGGTGTTGGTGGGTATGTATGGGTTTCCCTGGAAGTGATGTACATGGTGGTTGGTGCTCAGGATAATGATAAAGATATGCTTCGGCCCTCCTCAACACCACGCCATCTTCTTTCGGATTTTAATTGCCCACTAATGGATGAAGCTCCAAGGGCAAACCTTAAGAGGAAACAGGAGCAACAAGATGAACCAAAAAGATCTAAAAAGCGTCGTCGTCAAAG AGTGGCGCGCAGCAGTTCTAAATTGCACTCTAAcctagatgatgatgacgtcGCAAGTCTTCATGGCCAAGTCAGGCAGTTGATAAAT ACAAGAGATACAAATAGTCATGATCAAGAAGCATCTCATGAAGACGATAAACCTGCTGTTGTAACTTCAGATAATTTGCCAATCTCTACAGAAGAATGCTCGCAACTAAGCTTTGGATCAAGCCCTTTGAGCAACAACGCAGGAGAGACCTCTGATGTAGCTTCAAAGATGGAACATTCAGATGCTAG AAGTACCGACTTCTATGGACACTCTATGGGCTCAAGTAATAGCCACAATGCCTTATCACTTGGTGGCCCAAGCAGTTCCATGCCAGAG GATGGCTAG
- a CDS encoding structural constituent of ribosome (structural constituent of ribosome; FUNCTIONS IN: structural constituent of ribosome; INVOLVED IN: translation; LOCATED IN: ribosome, intracellular, chloroplast; EXPRESSED IN: 7 plant structures; EXPRESSED DURING: L mature pollen stage, M germinated pollen stage, 4 anthesis, petal differentiation and expansion stage; CONTAINS InterPro DOMAIN/s: Protein of unknown function DUF3049 (InterPro:IPR021410), Ribosomal protein L30e (InterPro:IPR000231); BEST Arabidopsis thaliana protein match is: Protein of unknown function (DUF3049) (TAIR:AT1G77932.1); Has 4674 Blast hits to 1855 proteins in 271 species: Archae - 11; Bacteria - 643; Metazoa - 1218; Fungi - 438; Plants - 374; Viruses - 105; Other Eukaryotes - 1885 (source: NCBI BLink).): MERASSSSDSSSSMASSSDQSLSINSDQTSPFVTSSMLSRTSSSSSSAVGDYIGTESCFDILSADEGNDVVSVASEPVKSRFRYGGRRREEREARAAAAREFPPPIPLLAQTGNLLPHMPWVLKRVVTSDGRLILREEKVRHHEYFRANRSNGRLTLHLVPLDDDVFDLPQEPSHYQSDDEEDDDECDDEDECDDDDQQEVEDDLDDLADKINKDVTINDDDKGNVHGDSDDGYRKVILAAVGEETVVESGMMVGGGGSPRGKCLKSCFVGMRVHEIRPVLS; this comes from the coding sequence ATGGAGAGagcctcttcttcctctgactcatcatcatccatggcttcttcttctgatcaGTCTCTTTCCATCAACTCCGATCAAACCTCACCTTTTGTGACGTCATCCATGCTTTCACGcacgtcatcttcttcttcctccgccgTGGGAGACTACATCGGGACAGAGAGCTGCTTCGACATCCTCTCCGCTGACGAAGGGAACGATGTTGTCTCCGTTGCGTCGGAGCCTGTAAAAAGCCGGTTTCGTTACGGTGGAAGGaggagagaggagagagaagcTAGAGCTGCGGCGGCGCGTGAGTTTCCTCCTCCGATACCGTTGCTTGCTCAGACGGGGAATCTTCTCCCGCACATGCCGTGGGTTCTCAAGCGTGTGGTGACCAGCGACGGCAGGCTTATACTCAGAGAAGAGAAGGTTCGTCATCATGAGTATTTCCGTGCGAATAGATCCAATGGTCGTCTCACTCTCCACCTTGTTCCTTTAGACGATGATGTTTTTGATCTTCCTCAAGAACCCTCTCATTAccaaagtgatgatgaagaggatgatgatgaatgtgatgatgaggatgagtgcgatgatgatgatcagcAAGAGGTGGAAGATGATTTGGATGATCTGGCGGATAAGATTAATAAGGATGTTACtattaatgatgatgataagggCAATGTGCATGGTGATAGTGATGATGGATATAGGAAGGTTATATTAGCGGCGGTGGGGGAGGAGACGGTGGTGGAGAGTGGAATGATGGTCGGAGGAGGAGGATCGCCGAGAGGAAAGTGTTTGAAGTCATGTTTTGTTGGTATGAGAGTTCATGAGATAAGACCAGTTCTTAGTTGa
- a CDS encoding uncharacterized protein (unknown protein; FUNCTIONS IN: molecular_function unknown; INVOLVED IN: biological_process unknown; LOCATED IN: cellular_component unknown; BEST Arabidopsis thaliana protein match is: unknown protein (TAIR:AT1G77885.1); Has 30201 Blast hits to 17322 proteins in 780 species: Archae - 12; Bacteria - 1396; Metazoa - 17338; Fungi - 3422; Plants - 5037; Viruses - 0; Other Eukaryotes - 2996 (source: NCBI BLink).), with the protein MSLDGSGLGGMAIAEVYTMRKFHRENMKSITATAATTAGGIEENGGGSGRWFFGKLSTKKNSAKVCDLMITE; encoded by the coding sequence ATGTCACTAGACGGATCGGGACTAGGAGGGATGGCTATAGCGGAGGTTTACACGATGAGGAAGTTTCATAGAGAGAACATGAAGAGTATAACGGCAACCGCGGCCACAACCGCTGGTGGAATCGAAGAGAACGGTGGAGGATCTGGTCGATGGTTCTTTGGAAAGCTGAGCACCAAGAAAAACTCTGCTAAAGTTTGTGATCTTATGATTACAGAATAA
- the emb2204 gene encoding uncharacterized protein (embryo defective 2204 (emb2204); CONTAINS InterPro DOMAIN/s: Protein of unknown function DUF626, Arabidopsis thaliana (InterPro:IPR006462); BEST Arabidopsis thaliana protein match is: Protein of unknown function (DUF626) (TAIR:AT1G02770.1); Has 202 Blast hits to 201 proteins in 2 species: Archae - 0; Bacteria - 0; Metazoa - 0; Fungi - 0; Plants - 202; Viruses - 0; Other Eukaryotes - 0 (source: NCBI BLink).), whose translation MSRRVEYTLAPPQRNESDGFDYPDGIPISYNLHRLRHFECEGSYPKYPYGSLVKFYAMVGLHRYNVLEGKNLQLDTLKSFNMRINCGASSYYITLAARVPDSGLKQIFQVLVHEERLGSLDMTCTIARPRVTTNVPFLRPHSESEYDYMDNDELPDWPSEIAFDDTKRFHLVKESELRDNDWIRLYLELTLVAHDRFLTVHYLSQLEIVKVAIEEVEQPNASLNTKTTFVYITYKDLAKAQIGEPVDRKAIVRKIINETTGLLRLRGDYWSGERSVITPEEEYMLLHGGEKVRNNEQRSKKLKRRVGVHRLWRWWYQAYKNRGLRSSSY comes from the exons atgaGTCGCCGGGTGGAATACACGTTAGCTCCTCCGCAGAGGAATGAATCTGAC GGTTTTGATTATCCCGACGGTATCCCAATATCATACAATCTTCATAGGCTTCGTCACTTTGAGTGTGAAGGCAGTTATCCCAAGTATCCTTATGGTTCTTTGGTCAAGTTTTATGCAATGGTGGGACTTCATCGTTACAATGTGTTGGAG GGGAAAAATTTGCAGCTCGATACCCTAAAGAGTTTCAACATGAGAATCAATTGTGGTGCTTCTTCTTACTACATTACTTTGGCTGCACGCGTTCCAGATAGCGGTTTGAAGCAGATCTTTCAGGTTCTAGTTCATGAAGAGCGTCTTGGCAGTTTAGACATGACATGTACTATCGCTAGACCTCGAG TGACTACCAATGTGCCTTTTCTACGTCCGCACAGCGAATCAGAGTATGATTATATGGACAATGATGAATTGCCTGACTGGCCTTCAGAGATTGCTTTCGATGATACAAAACGGTTTCATCTG GTGAAGGAATCAGAGTTGCGAGACAATGATTGGATTCGACTCTATTTGGAACTTACACTTGTTGCTCACGATAGGTTTCTTACAGTT CACTATCTCTCCCAGTTGGAGATTGTGAAAGTTGCGATTGAAGAAGTGGAGCAACCGAATGCGAGTCTCAACACCAAAACTACATTTGTCTACATAACTTATAAGGACTTGGCAAAGGCTCAGATTGGTGAGCCGGTTGATCGCAAAGCTATTGTTAGAAAAATCATCAATGAGACTACGGGACTCTTGAGACTCCGGGGTGATTATTGGAGTGGAGAAAGAAGTGTGATCACTCCGGAGGAGGAATATATGCTTCTCCATGGCGGAGAAAAAGTTCGAAACAATGAGCAGCGTTCTAAAAAACTTAAGCGTCGTGTAGGTGTTCATAGGCTATGGCGATGGTGGTACCAGGCTTACAAAAACCGTGGCCTCCGCTCGTCGTCTTATTAA